The following proteins come from a genomic window of Pseudomonas putida:
- a CDS encoding YihA family ribosome biogenesis GTP-binding protein has protein sequence MQVKNPILGLCQKAKFALSAAKVEQCPDDQGYEVAFAGRSNAGKSSALNTLTHASLARTSKTPGRTQLLNFFSLDDERRLVDLPGYGYAKVPIPLKQHWQKHLEAYLGSRECLRGVILMMDVRHPMTDFDKMMLDWAKASSMPMHILLTKADKLTHGAGKNTLLKVQSEIRKGWGDGVTIQLFSAPKRLGVEDAYRVLADWMELEDKPVV, from the coding sequence ATGCAAGTCAAGAACCCCATCCTCGGCCTCTGCCAGAAAGCCAAATTCGCCCTCAGCGCAGCCAAGGTCGAACAATGCCCGGACGACCAGGGTTACGAGGTGGCTTTTGCCGGCCGTTCCAACGCCGGCAAATCCAGCGCCCTCAATACCCTGACTCATGCCAGCCTGGCGCGTACCTCGAAAACTCCCGGGCGCACCCAGCTGTTGAATTTCTTCAGTCTGGACGATGAACGGCGTTTGGTCGACCTGCCAGGCTATGGTTATGCAAAAGTTCCGATTCCGCTCAAGCAGCACTGGCAGAAACACTTGGAAGCCTACCTGGGCAGCCGTGAGTGCCTGCGTGGCGTGATCCTGATGATGGACGTGCGTCACCCGATGACCGACTTCGACAAAATGATGCTCGACTGGGCCAAGGCCAGCAGCATGCCGATGCACATCCTGCTGACCAAGGCCGACAAGCTGACCCACGGCGCGGGCAAGAACACACTACTGAAAGTGCAGTCGGAAATCCGCAAGGGTTGGGGCGATGGCGTGACCATCCAGCTGTTCTCGGCACCCAAGCGTCTGGGTGTGGAGGATGCCTACCGGGTGCTGGCCGACTGGATGGAACTGGAAGACAAGCCGGTCGTTTAA
- the znuC gene encoding zinc ABC transporter ATP-binding protein ZnuC, with protein sequence MSEALIRLEQVGVTFGGEAVLDSIDLSVAPGQIVTLIGPNGAGKTTLVRAVLGLLKPHRGKVWRKPKLRIGYMPQKIQVDATLPLSVLRFLRLVPGVDRAAALSALQEVGAEQVIDSPIQTISGGEMQRVLLARALLREPQLLVLDEPVQGVDVVGQTELYNLITRLRDRHGCGVLMVSHDLHLVMSATDQVVCLNRHVCCSGHPEQVSGDPAFVELFGKTAPSLAIYHHHHDHSHDLHGSVVAPGTHVHGEHCKHG encoded by the coding sequence ATGAGCGAGGCCCTGATTCGCCTGGAGCAGGTCGGCGTCACCTTTGGCGGCGAGGCGGTGCTCGACAGCATCGACCTGTCGGTCGCCCCAGGCCAGATCGTCACCCTGATTGGCCCCAACGGGGCGGGCAAGACTACCTTGGTGCGCGCCGTACTTGGCCTGCTCAAGCCACATCGCGGCAAGGTATGGCGCAAGCCCAAGCTGCGCATTGGCTACATGCCCCAGAAGATTCAGGTTGATGCCACACTGCCGCTTTCGGTGCTGCGCTTCCTGCGCCTGGTGCCAGGTGTAGACCGCGCGGCAGCCTTGTCGGCGCTGCAGGAAGTGGGCGCCGAGCAAGTCATCGACAGCCCGATCCAGACTATTTCCGGCGGCGAAATGCAACGCGTGCTGCTGGCCCGCGCCTTGCTGCGCGAACCCCAGTTGCTGGTGCTCGACGAACCGGTACAAGGTGTAGACGTAGTCGGCCAGACCGAGCTTTACAACCTCATCACCCGCCTGCGCGACCGCCACGGCTGCGGCGTGCTGATGGTGTCCCACGACCTGCACCTGGTCATGAGCGCCACCGACCAGGTGGTGTGCCTGAACCGCCACGTATGCTGCTCGGGCCACCCCGAGCAAGTCAGCGGTGACCCAGCGTTCGTCGAACTGTTCGGCAAAACCGCACCGAGCCTGGCCATCTACCACCACCATCACGACCACAGCCACGACCTGCATGGCTCGGTGGTCGCCCCTGGCACCCATGTTCACGGAGAGCACTGCAAGCATGGCTGA
- the polA gene encoding DNA polymerase I, producing the protein MSQAPLVLVDGSSYLYRAFHALPPLTTSKGMPTGAVKGVLNMLKSLRKQYPDSLFAVVFDAKGGTFRDAMFAEYKANRPSMPDDLRVQIEPLHASVKALGYPLLCVEGVEADDVIGTLARSSAALGRPVIISTGDKDMAQLVDGHITLVNTMTGSVLDVAGVHEKFGVGPEHIIDFLALMGDKVDNIPGVPGVGEKTAVGLLTGIGGGLSDLYANLDKVPALAIRGAKTLPAKLEEHRDAAFLSYELATIKVDVPLDVEVEALVCGEPDREALLALYTEMEFKSWVAEVQRDAAKAGDDVAPAAEPAAKVEPRYETILDQARFDAWLEKLRQAPLFAFDTETTGLDAQQAQLVGLSFAVEPHEAAYVPLAHDYEGAPVQLDREAVLLALKPLLEDPAKAKVGQNAKYDINILANGSPAIEMRGVAYDTMLESYVLNSTATRHDMDSLAQKYLDHTTIAFEDIAGKGAKQLTFNQINLDKAGPYAAEDADITLRLHHVLQARLAQTPSVQPVLMDIEMPLVPVLARIERQGALVDAELLKVQSGELGVKMAELELRAYELAGEAFNLGSPKQLGAILYDKLGMPVLSKTAKGQPSTAEAVLDELAEQGYPLPEVLMQYRSLSKLKSTYTDKLPGQINPRTGRIHTSYQQAVAATGRLSSSDPNLQNIPIRTAEGRRIRQAFVASPGYKLLAADYSQIELRIMAHLAKDEGLLHAFRNDLDVHRATAAEVFGVALEDVTTDQRRSAKAINFGLIYGMSAFGLAKQIGVDRKQSQDYIDRYFTRYPGVLAYMERTRAQAAEQGFVETLFGRRLYLPDINAKNPALRKGAERTAINAPMQGTAADIIKRAMVKVDNWLSESGLDARVILQVHDELVLEVREDLVQQVKDEIRHHMSQAAQLDVPLLVEAGVGANWDEAH; encoded by the coding sequence ATGAGCCAAGCGCCCCTCGTCCTGGTGGACGGTTCCTCCTACCTTTATCGCGCCTTCCACGCGCTGCCGCCGCTGACCACGTCCAAGGGCATGCCGACCGGTGCGGTGAAGGGTGTGCTGAACATGCTCAAGAGCTTGCGCAAGCAATACCCCGACAGCCTGTTCGCCGTGGTGTTCGACGCCAAGGGCGGCACCTTCCGCGATGCCATGTTCGCCGAGTACAAGGCCAACCGCCCCAGCATGCCGGACGACCTGCGGGTACAGATCGAGCCGCTGCACGCCAGCGTCAAGGCACTGGGCTACCCGCTGCTGTGCGTGGAGGGTGTCGAGGCTGACGACGTGATCGGCACCCTGGCGCGCAGCAGCGCCGCCCTGGGTCGCCCGGTGATCATCTCGACCGGTGACAAGGACATGGCGCAACTGGTGGATGGGCACATTACCTTGGTCAACACCATGACCGGAAGCGTGCTGGACGTGGCTGGCGTGCACGAGAAATTCGGCGTCGGCCCGGAACACATCATCGACTTCCTGGCCCTGATGGGTGACAAGGTCGACAACATCCCCGGCGTGCCGGGCGTGGGTGAAAAAACGGCGGTGGGGCTGCTGACCGGCATCGGCGGTGGTCTCAGCGACCTTTACGCCAACCTGGACAAGGTGCCAGCGCTGGCCATTCGCGGCGCCAAGACCTTGCCGGCCAAGCTGGAGGAGCACCGCGACGCGGCATTCCTGTCCTACGAGCTGGCCACCATCAAGGTTGACGTGCCGCTGGACGTCGAGGTCGAGGCGTTGGTATGCGGTGAACCTGACCGCGAGGCGCTGTTGGCGTTGTACACCGAGATGGAGTTCAAGAGCTGGGTCGCCGAGGTGCAGCGTGATGCGGCCAAGGCCGGTGACGATGTTGCCCCGGCTGCGGAGCCGGCGGCCAAGGTCGAGCCTAGGTACGAAACCATTCTCGACCAGGCCCGTTTCGACGCCTGGCTGGAGAAGCTGCGCCAGGCACCGCTGTTCGCCTTCGACACCGAGACCACCGGCCTGGACGCCCAGCAGGCGCAGTTGGTCGGCCTGTCGTTCGCTGTCGAGCCGCATGAAGCGGCCTATGTGCCGCTAGCCCACGATTACGAGGGCGCGCCGGTTCAGCTGGACCGCGAGGCCGTGCTGCTGGCGCTGAAACCACTGCTGGAGGACCCGGCCAAGGCCAAGGTCGGGCAGAATGCCAAGTACGACATCAACATCCTCGCCAATGGCTCCCCCGCCATCGAGATGCGCGGCGTGGCCTACGACACCATGCTCGAGTCGTATGTGCTGAACTCCACCGCCACCCGTCATGACATGGACAGCCTGGCGCAGAAGTACCTCGACCACACCACGATCGCCTTCGAGGACATCGCCGGCAAGGGTGCCAAACAGCTCACCTTCAACCAGATCAACCTGGACAAAGCTGGCCCCTACGCCGCCGAAGATGCCGACATCACCCTGCGCCTGCACCACGTATTGCAGGCCCGCCTGGCACAGACGCCGAGCGTGCAACCAGTGCTGATGGATATCGAGATGCCGCTGGTGCCGGTACTGGCCAGGATCGAGCGCCAGGGTGCTCTGGTCGATGCCGAGCTGTTGAAAGTACAGAGCGGTGAGCTGGGCGTGAAGATGGCTGAGCTTGAGCTGCGTGCCTACGAGCTCGCCGGTGAGGCGTTCAACCTCGGTTCGCCCAAGCAGCTGGGCGCGATCCTTTACGACAAGCTGGGCATGCCGGTGCTGAGCAAGACTGCCAAGGGCCAGCCATCTACCGCCGAAGCAGTACTCGACGAGTTGGCCGAGCAAGGCTACCCGCTGCCAGAGGTGCTGATGCAGTATCGCAGCCTGAGCAAGCTCAAGAGCACCTACACCGACAAGTTACCGGGGCAGATCAACCCGCGCACCGGGCGTATCCACACCTCCTACCAGCAGGCCGTGGCGGCCACCGGCCGGTTGTCGTCGAGCGACCCAAACCTGCAGAACATCCCGATCCGCACCGCAGAAGGCCGGCGTATCCGCCAGGCGTTCGTCGCCAGCCCGGGTTACAAGCTTCTGGCGGCGGACTATTCACAGATCGAGCTGCGCATCATGGCCCACCTGGCCAAGGACGAAGGCTTGCTGCATGCCTTCCGCAACGACCTGGACGTGCACCGCGCTACGGCAGCCGAAGTGTTCGGAGTGGCCCTGGAAGATGTCACCACCGACCAGCGCCGCAGCGCCAAGGCCATCAACTTCGGCCTGATCTACGGCATGAGCGCCTTTGGCCTGGCCAAGCAAATCGGCGTCGATCGCAAGCAGTCACAGGACTACATCGATCGCTATTTTACCCGCTACCCGGGCGTGCTGGCCTATATGGAGCGCACCCGCGCTCAGGCGGCCGAGCAAGGCTTTGTCGAAACCCTGTTTGGCCGCCGGCTGTACCTGCCAGACATCAATGCCAAGAACCCTGCCCTGCGCAAGGGCGCCGAGCGCACGGCGATCAACGCGCCGATGCAGGGGACTGCTGCCGACATCATCAAACGGGCAATGGTCAAAGTAGACAACTGGTTGAGCGAGAGCGGGCTGGATGCCCGGGTGATCCTGCAAGTGCACGACGAACTGGTGCTCGAGGTACGCGAGGACCTGGTGCAGCAGGTGAAAGATGAAATTCGCCACCACATGAGCCAGGCCGCGCAGCTGGATGTGCCGCTGCTGGTCGAGGCGGGAGTTGGTGCGAATTGGGACGAAGCTCACTGA
- the znuB gene encoding zinc ABC transporter permease subunit ZnuB: MADFLLYALLAGLSLALVAGPLGSFVVWRRMAYFGDTLSHAALLGVALGFALDVSPALAVTVGCLLLAILLVTLQQRQPLASDTLLGILAPSTLSLGLVVLSFMHDVRIDLMAYLFGDLLAISPTDLAWILGGSALVLLLLAVLWRPLLAITVHEELAMVEGLPVASLRMALMLLIAVVIAVAMKIVGVLLITSLLIIPAAAAQRHARSPEQMALGASLLGVTAVCGGLAMSWFKDTPAGPSIVVCAAVLFLLSLALPKR; this comes from the coding sequence ATGGCTGACTTTCTTCTCTACGCCTTGCTTGCCGGCTTGTCCCTGGCACTGGTTGCAGGCCCACTGGGCTCTTTCGTGGTATGGCGGCGCATGGCCTACTTTGGCGACACCCTGTCTCACGCCGCCCTGCTCGGTGTGGCCCTGGGTTTCGCCCTGGATGTCAGCCCGGCACTGGCGGTAACCGTGGGCTGCCTGTTGCTGGCGATTCTGCTGGTGACATTGCAGCAACGCCAGCCGTTGGCCTCCGACACCCTCCTGGGCATCCTGGCCCCCAGCACCTTGTCGCTGGGCCTGGTGGTGCTGAGCTTCATGCACGATGTGCGCATCGACCTGATGGCTTACCTGTTCGGCGATCTGCTGGCCATCAGCCCAACCGACCTGGCCTGGATCCTCGGCGGCAGTGCACTGGTCCTGCTGCTGCTCGCTGTGCTGTGGCGGCCGCTACTGGCAATTACCGTGCACGAAGAGCTGGCCATGGTCGAAGGCCTGCCCGTGGCCAGCCTACGCATGGCGCTGATGCTGCTGATTGCAGTGGTGATTGCAGTTGCCATGAAAATCGTTGGCGTGCTGCTGATCACCTCGCTGCTGATCATCCCTGCGGCTGCGGCACAGCGGCACGCCCGCTCACCAGAGCAAATGGCCCTGGGGGCCAGCCTGCTGGGCGTCACCGCGGTCTGCGGCGGCCTGGCCATGTCCTGGTTCAAGGACACCCCCGCCGGGCCGTCGATCGTGGTCTGCGCCGCGGTGCTATTCTTGCTGAGCCTGGCCCTGCCAAAACGCTGA
- a CDS encoding transcriptional repressor: MSITPLANRPHDHSHCVHSALAEADALCTRQGLRLTALRRRVLELVWQSHKPLGAYDILAVLSEQDGRRAAPPTVYRALDFLLENGLVHRIASLNAFIGCSHPEHVHQGQFLICRACHVAIELEQSSISEAIINSAKGVGFTVETQTVEVVGLCGSCRSAA, translated from the coding sequence ATGTCCATCACACCGCTGGCCAACCGTCCTCACGACCACTCCCATTGCGTACACAGCGCACTGGCTGAAGCCGATGCCTTGTGCACCCGCCAGGGCCTGCGCCTGACCGCCCTGCGCCGCCGTGTGCTGGAGCTGGTGTGGCAGAGCCACAAGCCGCTGGGTGCCTACGACATCCTCGCGGTGCTCAGTGAGCAGGACGGCCGCCGCGCCGCGCCGCCCACGGTGTACCGCGCGCTGGACTTCCTGCTGGAAAACGGCCTGGTGCATCGCATCGCGTCGCTCAACGCCTTCATCGGCTGCAGCCACCCCGAGCACGTGCACCAAGGCCAGTTTCTGATCTGTCGGGCCTGCCATGTGGCCATCGAGCTTGAACAGAGCAGCATCAGCGAGGCCATCATCAACAGCGCCAAAGGCGTGGGTTTCACGGTCGAGACCCAGACCGTGGAAGTGGTCGGCCTGTGCGGTAGCTGCCGGAGCGCGGCATGA
- a CDS encoding homoserine kinase: MSVFTPVTRPELETFLAPYELGRLLDFQGIAAGTENSNFFVSLEQGEFVLTLIERGPSEDMPFFIELLDTLHAADMPVPYAIRDRDGNGLRELCGKPALLQPRLSGKHIKAPNNQHCAQVGELLAHIHLATREHIIERRTDRGLDWMLASGAELLPRLTAEQAALLQPALDEISAHKAQILALPRANLHADLFRDNVMFEGTHLTGVIDFYNACSGPMLYDIAITVNDWCLDEQGAVDVPRAQALLAAYAALRPFTAAEAELWPEMLRVGCVRFWLSRLIAAESFAGMDVMIHDPSEFEVRLAQRQQVALHLPFAL; this comes from the coding sequence ATGTCAGTCTTCACCCCCGTGACCCGGCCTGAGCTGGAAACCTTTCTGGCGCCGTACGAGCTGGGCCGTCTGCTCGACTTCCAGGGCATTGCCGCCGGTACCGAGAACAGCAATTTCTTCGTCAGCCTCGAACAGGGGGAGTTCGTCCTGACGCTGATCGAGCGTGGGCCCAGCGAGGACATGCCGTTCTTCATCGAGCTGCTCGACACCCTGCACGCTGCCGACATGCCGGTGCCCTATGCCATTCGTGACCGCGACGGCAATGGCCTGCGCGAGCTGTGCGGCAAGCCGGCATTGTTGCAGCCCAGGCTGTCGGGCAAGCACATCAAGGCCCCCAACAACCAGCACTGCGCCCAGGTCGGGGAGTTGCTGGCACACATTCACCTGGCCACCCGCGAGCACATCATCGAACGCCGCACCGACCGCGGTCTGGACTGGATGCTGGCTTCGGGTGCCGAGCTCCTGCCACGCCTGACTGCAGAGCAAGCCGCATTACTGCAGCCGGCGCTGGACGAAATCAGCGCACACAAGGCGCAGATTCTGGCCTTGCCGCGGGCTAACCTGCATGCCGATCTGTTCCGCGACAACGTGATGTTCGAAGGCACCCACCTGACCGGTGTGATCGACTTCTACAATGCCTGCTCCGGGCCGATGCTGTATGACATCGCCATCACCGTGAACGACTGGTGCCTGGATGAGCAGGGCGCGGTAGATGTACCACGCGCCCAGGCGCTGCTGGCAGCCTATGCGGCGCTACGGCCGTTCACTGCAGCCGAAGCCGAGCTGTGGCCGGAAATGTTGCGGGTAGGCTGCGTGCGTTTCTGGCTGTCGCGCCTGATTGCGGCCGAGTCGTTCGCCGGGATGGATGTGATGATCCACGATCCGAGCGAGTTCGAAGTGCGTCTGGCGCAGCGCCAGCAGGTGGCTTTGCACCTGCCGTTCGCCCTCTAG
- a CDS encoding cytochrome c5 family protein has translation MAKWLLAVGMFLPFFSAQATQDPEVLYNRTCAACHTGQLPQAPRRGDRAAWEPRLAQGMDVLVKHVTQGFKAMPPRGLCMDCSAEDYRLVILWMSGSPDT, from the coding sequence ATGGCGAAATGGCTGCTTGCTGTCGGTATGTTCCTGCCGTTTTTCAGCGCACAGGCTACACAGGATCCCGAGGTGTTGTACAACCGCACGTGTGCGGCCTGTCACACCGGGCAGTTGCCACAGGCACCCAGACGGGGTGACCGGGCAGCATGGGAGCCAAGGCTGGCGCAAGGCATGGATGTACTGGTGAAGCACGTGACCCAGGGTTTCAAGGCTATGCCGCCGCGTGGATTGTGCATGGACTGCAGTGCCGAGGACTACCGTTTGGTCATCCTTTGGATGAGCGGCAGTCCCGATACATAA
- a CDS encoding zinc ABC transporter solute-binding protein has protein sequence MSRFLVLFVAFIAFSAQADVRVLTSIKPLQQIAAAVQDGVGSPEVLLPPGASPHHYALRPSDVRRVGDADLLYWIGPDMENFLPRVLGSRSKATVAVQALPGMKLRHFGEDSHSHEEEDHSDHDHDHRPGSLDAHLWLSSVNARVIAAKMAADLAQVDPANAARYQSNLKAFDERLDALDGRIKARVAGIAGKPYFVFHEAFDYFEAEYGLKHAGVFSVASEVQPGAQHVAAMRQRLQEVGKTCVFSEPPIRPRLAETLTAGLPVRLAELDALGGTDPVDGKGYERLLEKLGGDLAGCLEQL, from the coding sequence GTGTCCCGATTCCTGGTTCTGTTTGTCGCTTTCATCGCATTTTCCGCGCAGGCCGACGTGCGTGTGCTCACCAGTATCAAGCCCCTGCAGCAGATTGCCGCTGCCGTGCAGGATGGTGTTGGCAGCCCTGAAGTGCTGCTGCCACCCGGGGCTTCACCCCACCACTATGCGCTGCGCCCCTCCGACGTGCGGCGGGTAGGCGATGCCGACCTGCTGTACTGGATCGGCCCGGACATGGAGAACTTCCTTCCGCGTGTGCTGGGAAGCCGTAGCAAGGCCACAGTGGCTGTGCAGGCGCTGCCTGGCATGAAGTTGCGCCACTTTGGCGAGGACAGCCATTCCCATGAGGAAGAAGACCACAGCGACCACGACCATGACCACCGCCCAGGCAGTCTTGATGCACACTTGTGGCTATCGTCGGTCAATGCGCGAGTGATCGCAGCTAAAATGGCAGCTGATCTGGCCCAGGTCGATCCGGCCAATGCGGCTCGCTATCAGAGCAACCTGAAGGCCTTCGATGAACGCCTGGATGCGTTGGACGGGCGTATCAAGGCGCGCGTGGCCGGTATTGCCGGCAAGCCGTACTTCGTCTTCCATGAAGCCTTCGATTATTTTGAGGCTGAATATGGCTTGAAGCACGCGGGCGTGTTCAGCGTAGCGTCCGAGGTGCAGCCTGGGGCGCAACATGTGGCGGCCATGCGCCAGCGCCTGCAGGAAGTAGGGAAGACCTGCGTGTTCAGCGAGCCGCCAATACGGCCGCGATTGGCCGAGACCCTGACTGCCGGGTTGCCGGTGCGCCTGGCCGAGCTGGATGCCCTGGGCGGCACCGATCCGGTGGATGGCAAAGGGTATGAGCGCTTGCTCGAGAAACTGGGCGGTGACCTGGCAGGCTGCCTGGAGCAGTTGTAA
- the katE gene encoding catalase HPII — translation MPSKKTDAPKHSEAAGTQTPDRANTNAKLQSLEADRSDATGHALRTNQGVRIADNQNSLKAGDRGPSLLEDFIMREKITHFDHERIPERIVHARGTGAHGFFQSYGNHAELTKAGFLQDPEKITPVFVRFSTVQGPRGSGDTVRDVRGFAVKFYTDEGNFDLVGNNMPVFFIQDAIKFPDFVHAVKPEPHNEIPTGGSAHDTFWDFVSLVPESAHMVMWAMSDRAIPRSLRMMEGFGVHTFRLINAKGVASFVKFHWKPRQGVHSLLWDEAQKLAGKDTDFQRRDLWEAIETGDYPEWELGVQIVPEADEHKFDFDLLDPTKIIPEELVPVTPLGKMVLNRNPDNFFAEVEQVAFCPGHIVPGIDFTNDPLLQGRLFSYTDTQISRLGGPNFHQIPINRPVSPNHNNQRDALHQHVVHKGRASYEPNSIDGGWPKETPPAAQDGGFESYQERIDAHKIRQRSESFGDHFSQARLFFQSMSPTEQQHIIKAYSFELGKVEREHIRAREVNDILANIDLKLAAAVAANLGLPAPKAGTVQVKGSQPAQSPALSQMNHPGSVGIKGRKIAVLVADGVDAASVDKLVKALEAHSARPMLLGPTSAPVKAADGKQLPVAASMEGMPSIMFDGIVVPAGKASTDALAASGLAKHFLLEGYKHLKALVLTKELAKALGLKEDKGLLLGDEQKAVDAFVKAVEGHRVWEREAAAEAVPA, via the coding sequence ATGCCCAGCAAGAAAACGGATGCGCCCAAGCACAGCGAGGCCGCCGGCACCCAGACCCCCGACCGGGCCAACACCAATGCCAAGCTGCAGAGCCTGGAGGCCGACCGCAGCGATGCGACCGGGCATGCGCTGCGCACCAACCAAGGCGTGCGCATTGCTGACAACCAGAACTCCCTCAAGGCGGGTGATCGCGGGCCGTCGCTGCTTGAAGACTTCATCATGCGCGAGAAAATCACCCACTTCGACCATGAGCGTATCCCCGAGCGCATCGTGCACGCCCGCGGTACCGGGGCACACGGGTTCTTCCAGAGCTATGGCAACCACGCCGAGCTGACCAAGGCCGGCTTCCTGCAAGATCCGGAAAAGATCACCCCGGTTTTTGTCCGCTTCTCGACGGTTCAGGGCCCACGCGGTTCTGGCGACACGGTGCGAGATGTGCGGGGCTTTGCCGTCAAGTTCTATACAGATGAAGGCAATTTCGACTTGGTCGGCAACAACATGCCGGTGTTTTTCATCCAGGATGCCATCAAGTTCCCCGATTTTGTCCACGCGGTGAAGCCGGAGCCACATAACGAGATACCTACCGGCGGTTCAGCTCATGACACCTTCTGGGATTTTGTATCGCTGGTGCCGGAGTCGGCTCATATGGTCATGTGGGCCATGTCTGACCGCGCCATCCCGCGCAGCCTTCGAATGATGGAAGGCTTCGGCGTGCATACTTTCCGCCTGATCAATGCCAAGGGCGTGGCCAGCTTCGTCAAGTTTCATTGGAAACCACGCCAGGGCGTGCATTCCCTGCTGTGGGACGAAGCCCAGAAACTGGCGGGCAAGGACACCGACTTCCAGCGCCGTGACCTATGGGAAGCCATCGAAACCGGTGACTACCCGGAATGGGAACTGGGCGTGCAGATTGTGCCTGAGGCCGACGAACACAAATTCGATTTCGACCTGTTGGACCCGACCAAGATCATCCCGGAGGAACTGGTACCCGTCACGCCGCTGGGCAAGATGGTGCTCAACCGCAACCCGGACAATTTCTTTGCCGAGGTCGAACAGGTAGCGTTCTGCCCGGGCCATATCGTGCCGGGTATCGACTTTACCAACGACCCGCTGCTGCAGGGCCGACTGTTCTCGTACACCGATACCCAGATCAGCCGCCTGGGTGGGCCGAACTTCCACCAGATCCCGATCAACCGGCCGGTATCGCCGAACCACAACAACCAGCGTGATGCGCTGCACCAGCACGTTGTGCACAAGGGGCGGGCGTCCTACGAACCCAACTCGATTGACGGCGGCTGGCCGAAGGAAACCCCGCCTGCGGCGCAAGACGGCGGCTTTGAGAGCTATCAGGAGCGTATCGATGCGCACAAGATTCGCCAGCGCAGTGAGTCGTTCGGCGATCACTTCTCGCAGGCTCGGCTGTTCTTCCAGAGCATGAGCCCGACTGAGCAACAGCACATCATCAAGGCTTACAGTTTCGAATTGGGCAAAGTCGAGCGTGAACATATCCGCGCCCGGGAAGTGAATGACATTCTCGCCAACATCGACTTGAAGCTGGCGGCGGCGGTTGCGGCCAACCTGGGCCTCCCCGCGCCGAAAGCGGGTACGGTGCAGGTAAAGGGTAGCCAGCCGGCGCAATCGCCTGCGTTGAGCCAGATGAACCACCCAGGTTCGGTGGGTATCAAGGGGCGCAAGATTGCTGTGCTGGTGGCAGATGGCGTGGACGCTGCCAGCGTCGACAAACTGGTCAAGGCCCTGGAAGCGCACAGTGCCCGGCCGATGCTGCTGGGGCCGACCTCGGCGCCGGTGAAGGCGGCGGATGGCAAACAACTGCCGGTAGCGGCGTCGATGGAGGGGATGCCTTCGATCATGTTCGATGGGATTGTCGTGCCTGCGGGCAAGGCCTCTACGGATGCGCTGGCGGCTAGCGGATTGGCCAAGCACTTCTTGCTGGAGGGCTACAAGCACCTGAAGGCGCTGGTGCTGACCAAGGAATTGGCGAAAGCATTGGGGCTCAAGGAGGATAAGGGGCTGCTGCTCGGGGATGAGCAGAAGGCAGTGGATGCCTTTGTCAAAGCGGTTGAAGGCCACCGGGTGTGGGAGCGGGAGGCGGCAGCTGAAGCGGTTCCTGCCTGA
- a CDS encoding DUF2782 domain-containing protein: MRTLNRLLLLGLLATTPVVTLAADDAPSADPEVTIRTEGDKTIQEYRQNGFLYAIKITPKNGKPYFLVRADGTDANFIRSDQPDMLIPSWKIFEW; this comes from the coding sequence ATGCGCACACTCAATCGCCTGTTACTGCTCGGCCTGTTGGCAACCACGCCTGTCGTCACCCTGGCGGCGGACGACGCCCCCTCGGCCGATCCCGAGGTGACCATTCGCACGGAAGGCGACAAAACCATCCAGGAATACCGGCAGAACGGCTTCCTGTATGCGATCAAGATCACGCCGAAAAACGGCAAGCCTTATTTTCTGGTACGCGCCGATGGCACTGATGCCAATTTCATTCGATCCGACCAGCCGGACATGCTGATTCCGTCCTGGAAGATCTTCGAGTGGTAA
- a CDS encoding c-type cytochrome, which yields MNKLVVSLLLTLGVAGAATAAQPIKGDAAAGQAKTAVCGACHNPDGNSLAPNFPKLAGQGQRYLEKQLHDIKSGKRTVLEMTGMLAAFSDQDLADIAAYFSSQKGSVGAADPKLVERGRALFNGGDLEKGMPACTGCHSPNGAGIALAGFPHLGGQHSQYVAKQLTDFREGNRTNDGDAMTMRTIAGKLSNHDIEALASYIQGLH from the coding sequence ATGAACAAACTAGTCGTGAGTCTGCTGTTGACCTTGGGTGTCGCTGGTGCGGCCACTGCTGCGCAACCTATCAAAGGCGATGCCGCCGCTGGCCAGGCCAAGACCGCCGTCTGTGGCGCCTGCCACAATCCCGACGGCAACAGCCTGGCACCGAACTTCCCTAAACTGGCCGGCCAAGGCCAGCGCTATCTCGAAAAACAACTGCACGATATCAAATCGGGCAAGCGTACCGTGCTGGAAATGACCGGCATGCTGGCCGCATTCAGCGACCAGGATCTGGCCGATATCGCTGCCTACTTCTCCAGCCAGAAAGGCAGCGTGGGTGCCGCCGATCCCAAGCTGGTCGAGCGCGGCCGTGCGCTGTTCAACGGCGGCGACCTGGAAAAGGGCATGCCAGCGTGCACTGGCTGCCACTCGCCTAACGGCGCGGGCATCGCCCTGGCTGGCTTCCCGCACCTGGGCGGGCAGCACTCGCAGTACGTGGCCAAGCAGCTCACTGACTTCCGCGAAGGCAACCGCACCAACGATGGCGATGCCATGACCATGCGCACTATCGCTGGCAAGCTGAGCAACCATGATATCGAAGCGTTGGCCAGCTACATCCAGGGCCTGCATTAA